The Streptomyces sp. NBC_00659 genomic interval GCCTCGGCCTGGTCGGGGTCGTCGTGGCCGTCGAGCGGCGGGCCACCGAACCCATCATCCCGGGCTGGGTGTGGCGCCGCCGGACGATCGCCGCGGTCAACCTGGCACTCGGGGCACTGGGCCTGCTCATGGTCGCGCCCACGGTCTTCCTGCCCACCTACGCGCAGGCGGTCCTCGGCCTCGCCCCGGTCGCCGCCGGATTCGTGCTCTCCGTATGGACGTTGAGCTGGCCGCTGTCGGCGGCGCTCAGCCAGCACGTCTACCGCCGCATCGGCTTCCGCGACACGGCCGTGCTCGGCATCGGCGCGGCGGGCCTGCTCCTGCTCGCCTTCCCCTTCCTGCCCTACCCGGGCGAGGCGTGGCAGCCCGTCCTGCTGATGCTGCTGCTGGGCGGCGCACTGGGACTCTTCCAGCTCCCTCTGCTCATCGGCGTCCAGTCCACCGTCGGATGGGCCGAACGCGGGACCACCACCGCCTCCGTCCTGTTCTGCCGGCAGACCGGACAGACCCTCGGAGCCGCCCTGTTCGGCGCCGTCGCCAACGGGGTGCTGGCCGCGCGGCTCGGCGGCGCCGGCGATCTCGACGCGGTGACCCGGGCACTGAACTCGGGTGCCCCGGACGGACAGCTGCGGAGCGCGGTCGCCGACGCGGTCCACGCCGTCTATCTGGGCGCCGCCGGTGCCGCCGCCCTCGCCTTCCTGGTCCTGCTGTTCGTCGCACCGCGCCGCTTCCCGGTCCTCGACGACCCCACGGACTGACCCCGGCCGTCACGGCGACAACACCGACGACCGACCCGGACGTCCCAGCCACGACGCCGGGGGACGGGCCCCGGACGTCCCAGCCACGACACCGAGGACCGGACCGGCCGTCACGGCGACGACCCCGAGAGCTGCCCCGGCCGTCACAGCGGAACACCCACCTCCGCACGTGAAAAACGAAGAATCTCCAAGGTGGCTCCAGAAGAACTCCACAGGTAAACGCGGGTAACACCCCAGGTCACCGAAGTAAGCGCGTACCGACCGCCCAGTTCGGCGAAACGGTCGCGCGGCCCCGCTACCTACGAGTAGCGTGCGCGCTGCTCACCCCCCGCTCCCTGCGGTCCCGCCGCGGACCCGAGCCACGCAAGGAGAACCGGGATGCCCGACGCGTTCTCGTCCCCCGAGCACCCCCGGCCACGCCGGCAACAACCGCACCAACGCCCCTACTCACCGCCCCCGCCCCCGCCCCCGCGGGCACCCCTGTACCAGCCGTACCCGCCCTACCCGGAGGACCCCGGCCACCCCGGCTACCCTCCGCAAGAACCCGACCCCGACCCCAGCCGGCTGACCTACCCCTGGCAGCCCCGGCCCCGGCCTCCCGAGCCCCAGCGGCCGCGGATGCCGCGCCACCAGCCCCTCGGACAGCACAGCGACATCAGACGCCTGCGCGGCGCCTACCGCCGTCAGCGCCGCGTCGCGACCCTCACCGCCCTCGGCTACTTCACCCTCTTCCTCATCCTGTCGGCCTTCGCGCCCTCGCTGATGACGAGCACGGTGTCCGGGGGACTGTCGACCGGCCTCCTGCTCGGCCTGCTCCAGGTCCCCGTCACCTGCCTGGCCATCGCTCTGTACGAGCACTCCGCGCGTCGGCGCCTCGACCCGATCGCGGACCGGATCCGCAGACAGAGCGAACTGGACGCGAAGCGGGAGGCGGCACGATGACGGGGTTCACCAGTTCCGCACAGACCATGTCGCTCGTGGCGTTCACGGCCGTCGCCACGATCACCCTGCTGCTGTGCGTGATGACCGGCCCGGACCGCGACGACCTCGACGAGTTCTACACCGGCTACGGATCGCTCTCCCCGATGCGCAACGGCCTCGCCATCGCCGGGGACTACATCTCCGCCGCGAGCGTGCTCGGCACCGGCGGTGTCATCGCGCTGGCCGGCTACGACGGCGTGGTCCTCGCCCTGAGCACGGCCCTGTCCCTGGTGCTGCTGATGTTCCTGCTGGCCGAACCGCTGCGCAACGCGGGCCGGTTCACCATGGGCGACGCGCTCGCACGCCGTATGCCGGGCCGCGCCGTCCGCAACACGGCCTGCGCGGTGACCGTCGTGGCGCTGCTGCCGCTGATGCTGGTCCAACTGGCGGGCGCGGGAGACCTGCTGGCCTTCATCCTCGGCTTCTCCGCCGACTCCCTGAAGACCGGCTGCGTGATCGGCCTCGGCGCGCTGATGATCAGCTACGCGGCGATCGGCGGCATGAAGGGCACCGCCCTCATCCAGATCCTGAAGATCGTGATGCTGCTCGGCTCGGGCACGGTGATCGCCGTGCTCGTTCTCCAGCGCTTCGACTGGAACCCCGGCACACTGCTGGCCGCCGCCGCCGGCAACAGCGGAGTGGGCGACGCCTACCTCCGCTCCGGCCTCCAGTTCGCGGGCGGTGCCAGCCCCCGCCTCGACATGATCACCTCGGAGCTGACGGTCGTCCTCGGCGGCGCCTGCCTCCCCCACATCACCATGCGCATGTACACGGCGAACAGCGCCCGCCAGGTGCGCAGGTCGCTGTCCTGGGCGGTGCCGTGCGTGGCCCTGTTCGTCCTGATCGTCAGCGTCATCGGCTTCGGCGCCACGGCCCTGATCGGCCGCGATGTGATCGCCACGGCCGATCCACAGGGCAACACGGCCTATCTGCTGGGTTCCCAGGCGGCCTTCGGCACCACCGTCTCCGCGGCCGAGACCCTCCTGTTCACCACCGTGACGACAGCGATCTTCCTCACGCTGCTCGCGTCCGTCGCCGGGATGATCCTGGCCTGCGCCAACTCCCTCGCCCACGACGTGTTCGCCCACAGCCGGCTCTTCCGCGGCCGCCGCCGCGACGACCAGCTCTCCCCCCGCCGCGAGATGCTCCTCGCCCGCATCTCCGCGCTGGCCGTGGGGGCACCGGCCATCCTGCTCGCCACCCTCGTCCAGCATCACAGCCTTCAGCCCCTGGTCACCCTGTCCTTCTGTCTGGGCGCCTCCGCGATCGCGCCCGCACTGGTCTACGGCCTCTTCTGGCGCCGCTACACCCGCGCGGGCCTCCTCGCCACCCTCATCGGCGGCACCCTCACCGTCCTCGTCCTCATGCCCGGCACGAACCTCGTCTCCGGCTCGCCCACCGCCGCGTTCCCGAACGCCGACTTCAACTGGTTCCCGTTCACCACGACCGGCATCGTGTCGATCCCGCTGGGGTTCGCCTACGGGTGGATCGGAACAGTGGCCTCGGGCCGCCGCAAGGCGGGCGAACAGCGCAAGCAGTACGAGGCGGTGGAGGGCTGGATCCTGGCGGGGGCGATACGGAGGGGACGCTGAAACGGACCGGGCCGACGGGCCCGGTGAACACCGACCGAGACGACGGCCCGGCGGAAACCGGGCGAGACGGGTGGGTGGGTGGGAAAGGCGCCGCGGAGCGGCGGAGAAGCACCGCGGAGCGGTGGAGAAGCACCGCGGAGCGGTGGAAGCCGGGACCGCGGAGCGGTGGGGTGGAGGGCCCCGGACCGCGGAGCGGTCGAAGGAGCACCGCGGAGCGGGGCTTCCCGCCGAGGCCGGCTACTCCGCCGGGGCGTGCCCGGTGAGAGACGAGAGACTGCTCCGTACGTGGTCCATATGGGCCCGTACGTGATCCCACCGCTCCGCGTGCTCCCGCAGCACGCGATCGGTCTCCCGGGCGATCCGCTCCTCACTGACCCGGGCCTCGGCGACCAGCCCGGCCGCCCGCGCCGCCGCGTCCTCCTGCTGGTGCCGGTCCCACTCCTCCGCCTCCGCGAGGACCCGTTCGGCCCGGGCGAGCGACTCGGCGGCACGGGCCTCGCGGTCGAGCAGCCCGGCCTCGGTCGCGGCCTCGCGCTCGGCGGCGGCCCGCTCGTCATCCGCCCACCGCGCCGCGTGTTCCGCTTCCTGCCCGGTGACCAGGTCCTCCGTCCGCCGCCGCACCTCGCGCAACGCCGTGAGCACCTCTCCCCGGTGCTCCTTGATGTCCCGCCGCGCGGAGACACGTACCTCGTCGGCCTCGGCGCGGGCGTCGGCCAGCCGCCGCAGGGCCCACGCCTCCGCCTCGTCGCGTACCTCGTCTGCGTACGCCTGCGCCGCCTCCCGCACGTCGCGCCCCACCGCCTCGGCCACCTCGGCCTCCGACCGGGCCTCCTGCCGTGCCTCCTCCCGCAGGGCCTCGGCCTCCTGCCCGCCGAGCTCGAAGATCCGCCGCGCCCGCTCGCCGAGTTCCTCGTACGTCTGCGGGGCGAGCCGCGTCACGGCCTCCCGCAGCCGTTCCGCCTCGGCCTCCATGTCCTTCGCCAGCACGGTGAGCCGGGCGGCCCGCTCCCAGGCGGCGTCCCGGTCCCGGGAGAGCGCCGCGGCGTACGCGTCGACCTGTTCGGGACGGTAGCCGCGTCCCCGTACGGCCACGAAGCCGTACGGCGACACCGGTGTGCTGCTCATCCTTGGACCCCTCTCCGCCCGACACACACGAAAAGACGATTTCGCGCACATCTTGATGGATCGCACGGAAGTGTTCATAACGCGACACTCCGCCTGCTCATTCGGCCGGAGACGGTTCACAGGCGTGTCATTTGAGGTCAGCGGCGCCCGACAGCCGCGAACGAACGAGGCGCCCGACCCGTGACCCGGGCCGAGCGCCTCGTCCTTACCGCCGTTGTCCTGCCTGTCCTGCCTGTCCTGCCTGTCCCGCCTGTTCCGGGGGTCCTGCCTGTCCCGCCGTGTTCCGGGGAGCCGTCTCTAGAGCAGCCCGTCCCACATCTCCTCCAGCAGGACCGACCACCAGCTCTCCGGGGAGGCCAGGGCCGCCGGGTCGAGCGCGGCGAGCTGGGCCTGGAAGTCGACCGTCCAGCGGCCCGCCTGCTCCTGGTTGAGGCCGAACCGCAGCCGCCACATCCGGCCGAGCAGCGCCAGACAGCGCGCGAACTCGGGCAGACCGGTGTTCACGAACTGCGGCGGCACCGGAGCACCCCCGGGACCGGCCTCCACCGGCACGGCGACGATGTTCGCCGTGCCGTACTGGACACAGATCGCCTTGCCGAAGTCGCTGCCCATGACGAGGTACGAGCCCGCGTCCGGGGACGCCGCCACCCCGCGCTCCTGCGCCAGTTCGGCGAGGGTCGGCACCGGACGGCCCGGCTGGGCCTGCGCCCAGAAGAACGGGCCCATGTCGACCGGCAGCCCGGCCACGACCAGGGTGTGGGCCACGATCGGCGGCACACCCTGCCGCGACACGGCCGCGTGGTCGAACCGGAAGACCCCCGGCCCGAACGCCGCCGCCAGCTCCTGCGCGATCGCCTCCGGCGGGATCGGCGGCGCGGGCTGCACCGGCGGAATCGGCGCCCGCACCGGTGCCGGACGCGCCGGCCCGTCCGCGACCTGGTGCAACTCTCCCTGATGTGCGAGAAGTTGGTGCATTCCCTGCTGCCGGCTCGCGTGATCCGTGCCGTACGGCGCGATGCTCGTGATCCGCGCCTGCGGGAAGGTCTCCCTGATCATCCGCGCGCAGTACGCGCCCGGCAGCTCACAGGACTCCAACTCCGTGTGCAGCTCGAGCACTTGCTGCGGCGGCACGTTCATCGCGCGCAGCTCGTGCAGGATCTGCCACTCCGGGTGCGGAGTACCCGGAGCGGACCGCCGGATCAGCTGCTGCTCGGACCCGTCCTGGGCACGGTAGCGCAGCACGGCCTGATAACCGGGTCCGACGGTCGGCTGCCCCGACTGCGGATAGCCGTACGCCGGCTGCTGTCCCGGCATGGGCTGTCCCGGTACGGGATGCTGTCCGGGCAGCGGCTGAGGGGCGCCCGGCATCATGCCGGGAGCCTGCGGAGCCTGCGGAGGCTGCGGCGCACCGGGGCCTCCCGCCGGAGGGGCGAACATCGTCGCCGCGTGGTGCACCTCACCGGAGGGCGTACCCCCCGGAACACCGGGCGCGCCCGGCGGCTGCGGCGCGCCGGGGCCGCCCACCGCGGGCCCCGCCAGCATCGTCGCGGCATGGTGCGCTCCCCCCGGGGGCGTGGCGCCCGGCGGGGCCGGCACACCGGGAGCGGCCTGCTGCCAGGGTGCCCCCGGGGCCCCGGGCGCACCGGGCGGCTGCGGCGCGCCGGGACCGCCCACCGCGGGCCCCGCCAGCATCGTCGCGGCATGGTGGACACCGCCCGGGGGAGGCGTGGCGCCGGGAGGCTGGGGCGCGCCGGGCGCCCCCTCGGGCCCGTCCGGCCCGAGCTGGGAGACGAGCTGCGTCGGCACATAGCCGCCCGCAGGGGCGCCCGGTGCGGACGGCGGAGGCGTACTGCCCGGCCGCGCGCCCGGCACACCCGGGGCGCTCGGCGGAGGCGGAGTGCCCGCCCCTCCACCACGCGCCGCTCGGGGAGGCTGCGCCTTGCTGGTCGCGGCGTCGGCGATGTCACCCGCGTTCGGGGGCAGCGGCCGCGACGGCACGGCCGGCGGCGGCGTACCAGGGGCACCGGGGGCACCCGGAGCAGCCGGGGCGCCGGGCGGCGGAGTGCCCTGACCTGCGCCAGGGCCCTGCGGATAGCCGGGGGCCGAGGCACCCGGCAGACCGTGGCCCGACGAAGTACCGGACGGCGCGGGAGAGTTCGGGTCACCGACCACGGGCGCCAGCGTGGTGAGCGGGAGTTGGCTGCCCCCCGACATCATGGCGGTCTGATCGAGCGCGGCGGCCGGCGGCGGCGTGCGCGAGTCGTCGACGTCCGTCAGCGGCGGCGCGAACACGGTCGCCGGCAGCGGTACGGAACGGTCGTCCCCGGGATCGGCGTTGGTGTCCGTCCCTGCCCACGGGGTCACGTCGGCGGGAACGGCCGGACTCGCGTCCCGCGGACCGGGGACCTCGTCGTCGGTCGCGGCGTCGGGCCACGGCGTGGCCCCCGCGGGAACCGGCGGCACACCCGCTGCCGGAGCGGCGGAGCCCGGCGAGAAGGGCGCGCCCGGCGCGACGGCCGGGGAAGGGGCGTGTGCGCCCGGCGCGGCCGTGACTCCATGCTCCCCGGACTGTCCCGGCGCGCCGGAAAGCGAACTCCCACTCCCGGCTGCCCCGTTCGCGGAACCGCCCGCCGCGGAGGCGGCGGCCGGACGGGACCCCGCCCCGTCGGAGCCGGACGGGCCCGACCCAGCACGCCGGTCCGGGATCCCCATCCTGTCCGCGGCCTCCTGAAGCCATTCCGGAGGGCTGAGCAGGAACGACGTCTGGTTCAGGTCGACCCGCGCCGCGGGCGCCGGCGCCGGATCGGGGGCTCCGGTCGGCACCCCGTACTCCTCCTCGTAGCGGCGGATGACCTCACCCACCGGCAGCGCGGGCCACAGCGTGGCCTCCCCGCTGTCCCGCGCGATGACGAGCCGCTGCGCGCCACCGTCGGAACGCGGCCCCTCGGGGCGGTCCTCCGCCCATACGACGAAACCGAGTTCGAACTCGCGTACCCGCACCTCGCGGTGCTGGTACCCGGCCACGTCCCCGTTGATCCACTCTTCCGCGCGCTCCTGCGCCTGTGCGAAGGTCACCATCGCAACGTCACTCCCCCACCGAAGAGACGGGCACGGCGTACGCGAAGCCGCCGTCCACCATCAGATTCGCCACCGTCTCCAGCTCCGGCGGATTGCCCGCGAGCCGGGACAGGAACTGGTCGAAGTCGTCACCGCACGGCAGCAGCAGCCGCTGCACCCGCTCGGCCGCCGGCCACGCGTCCTGGTCACGGGCGTCGTCGAACGCGCAGAACCAGACCGAGCCGATCCGGTCGCCCTTCACCTTCACGGCCAGCAGGCCGCCCTGCACGAACCCGACACCCAGGTAGTCCTTGGTCAGATGGTCGCGCAGACACTTGTTGACGTACACCAGGTCGTTGACCGCGGCCTCGTCGCGCACGGTGAACAGCGGCTGGTCCACCAGCAGGCCGAGCTCGGCGTCGAGCGCGGCACCGACCGGCGCGCACCCGCCCGCCGCCTTCAGGAACGACCGGTAGGCACCGGGCAGCCGGTAACCGAGGTCCTCCTCGACGGCCAGCACCTGCTGCTCGGTCACCGCGACCGAGGACTTCGGCAGCCCGAAGTGCGCGGGCCGCGTCTCCTGCAACGGCCGCGTCCCCCGCTTGGAATGGTCGACGGCCGCGGTCGCGACACCACCGTGGTGCCGAAGCAGCGCCTTCACCTCGACCGGCACCAGCTCCATCCGCCGGGTGCCCGCCACGTGGTGCCACGTCCAGCCGTGCGGGGTCGCCACCGCGGGAATCGTGTCCCACAGATCGTGCCCGGACGCGGCGAGCGCGGCGTTCGCGGAGACGTAGTCCGTCAGCCTCAACTCGTCGACACCGAAGCCCTCCGGAGGCTCGGCGATCTCCGCCGCGGCACGCGCGTAGAGCGAGAAGTCGGGATAACCGCGCTCGTCGATCCGTACACCTCCGGGATGGCGCGCCGCCCGGACCGGATCCGGGAAGTGCACGACTTGCCCGGCGTAGGCCGCGTTCGGCGGCGCGGCTTGTTGCCCGAGCCGACCTGTCGTCATGACGGTTGCCCCCTGCGGCGTCTTCAGTAGCTGGATGGAGCGCGGATGTCGACAGCCTATTCGGTTGTACGACACCGGTCACCGGGCCTCCGGTTCCGTGACCAGCCGTCACCCTGCCGTGACCGTACGCCGAAGACCTGGCGTGTCGCGGCGCCCCAGCTACCGCTCCCGCCACGCCATTTGGCAGTCTGTCTCCGCACCGGGGGATGCACGGGAGGGAAAGACGATCATGAATGCGACGCATACGAGCACGTCCGGGGACCCCCGGGTCGGCTGGAGCAGCGCCGAGGCACTGCACGCGCCCGTCCTGCTGTACCGCCGCGACGGCATACTTCCCACCGTCGCCGCCGCCCTCTCCGTCCGCGGCACCACCCTCACCGGCACGGCCGCCCGCGGCGACCAGCCACCCGCTCTTCACCCGCTGGTCCAGGACTTCCTCGACACCCTCACGAACGCCCAGCGCGACCGTTTCACCGGCCGCTGCGCCGAGGCCATCCTGATCTCCCGGCAGATCGCCGCCGCCGACGCCGAACGCAGCAAGCGCGCCGGCCGCAAGCCGATGACCGGCGGCGAGGCCCGTAAAGCCCTCAAGGGGGCCAAACTCACCGCGCGCCGCATCCGCGAGGACGGCGACCCGCTGCACGGGAGCTTCGCCGCGCCCTGCCGCTCCTGCACGGCGCTCAGCGGCCACTTCGGCGTACGCATCGTCGACCCGGCGGAACCGGACGCCTGAACTCCCCTCTCTCCGCATACGTACGTATGACGGCGTCCCGCGACGCCGATGTCCCATCCCTCGACGAACGAAGGGCAGATGCACTCCGAACGCTCCTCCTCCAGCCTCTTCTCCCCTGCCGGGCAAGGGGGATCCTCGTCACGTTTCCCCGAGCCCGTGGTCGCCGTACTGCGCTCGGCGGGATGGCAGCCGGGACGCTGGGACATAAAGCAGGCCGAGTACTGGGCCGACGAGCTGCGCGGACACGCGTCGCCGGCCGGGCACCGGCACTCCGTGTTCCCGGCGGCGGTCGAGGCCTGGGCGGAGTTCGGGGGGCTGCGTGTGGGCGCCACGGGACCCGGGCGCCAGCTCGCTCCCGCCCTGCTGCATCTCGATCCCCTGCACGGGCTGCACATGGCCCGTACCCTCGGCGACCTCGGCCGGGCGCTGGACACCGAGGTCTGCCCCCTGGGCGAGGAGTCCGACTCCCACGCCCTGCTCGCCATCGACGCCGAGGGCCGCGTCTACACCCTCGACCACACCGGCGACTGGTACCTCGGCCCGCACATCGACGCGGCCCTCACCAACCTCCTCACCGGCACCGCCCCACCCCGGCTCACCACGACCTGACCCGCCAGGCCTTCGTTCGCCCCCTCCGCCCCTACCCTCCCCCAAGGTCTCGGCTTCGCTCGACCAGGGGGGACCCCCATCGTCCCCGGGGCTCCGCCCCCAGACCCCCGCTCCTCGAACGCCGGAGGGGCTGAAACTTCCCGCAGCCGGGATCCGGCGGAAGGGGCCGTGCCGGTACATCGATGCCCGTCGCCACCGACGGCCACGCCTCATCCAACGGCGACGGGCTGATGCACCGGCACGGCCCCGACCACCCACCGGACCGGCACCGCACCCGCGAACGCCGGCGCAGCGAACCCCACCGCGAACCGCCCGGAGGGCTACGCGGGGATCACCGCCGACACCCGGAATCCCCCCGCATCCGTGGGCCCCGACACGAACACACCCCCGAGCGCGGCCACCCGCTCCTTCATCCCCAGCAGCCCGTTCCCCCCGCTGGGCAGCGCGACCGACGACCCCACCCCCACCTCCGGCGGGCACTCGTTCTCCACCTGCATCGCGATCTCGGACACCCGATGCGCCAGCCGGACGTACGTCTTCGCGCCCGCCGCGTGCTTGTGGACGTTCGTCAACGCCTCCTGCACCACCCGGTAGGCGGTCTGCTCGATCTCACGGGCGTACGCCCGCAGGTCCCCCTCGACCGACAGGGCCACGACCATCCCGGCCGCCGCCGACTGCCCGATCAGCTCGTCGATCTCGGCCAGGCTCGGCCCCTCACCGGCCCCGGAGTCGCCCGCGGCCCGCGACGCGGCCGCGGCGGCCGCGGCCGCCACCGCCGCCAGCGGCACCGACGGCACCCGCGTGTCCAGCCCGTCCCCCGTACGCAGTACGCCGAGCATCTCTCTCAGCTCCGTGAGCGCCTGGCGCCCCATGTCCCCCACCAGGGCGGCGTTCTTCACGGCCTTCTCGGGATCCTTCCGGGCGACCGCCTGCAGCGCCGCCGCGTGCACGACCATCAGGGAGACCCGGTGCGCGACCACGTCGTGCATCTCCCGCGCGATCCGGGTGCGCTCCTCGTTGCGCGCCCACTCCGCCCGCTCCTCGGCCCGCTCCGCGAGCAGCTGGAGCTCCCGCTCCAGCGAGTCCGCCCGCTCCCGCAGGCTCTCCATCAGCCGCCGCCTGGCCCCCATGTACAGCCCGAGCAGCACGGGCGGCGCGGTCATCCCGATCGCCGTCGTGATGGAGGCGAAGGGGACCAGCCAGTTCCCCATCGGCACGTCCCCGCGCACCACGCTCTGGTGCGCCCGCACGAACGTCACGATCAGCATGCCGGCGAAGGACATCCCGGCCAGCGCCCCGGTGATGCGCCGCGGCAGTTCGGACGCGGCGAGCGTGTAGAGCCCGACGAGTCCCATCAGGAACCCCATCTGGGCGGGCGTGATCGCGATGGACACCAGGACGACCGCGATCGGCCATTTCCGCCGCACCAGGAGCACGGACCCCGCCACCGCTCCGAACGCGACACCCACCGGAGTGGGCAGTCCCGCGTCGTGCGCGAAGCGGACCCCCTCACCTCCGCACTCGAACGCCGACGCCAGTGCGAGCCCCGCGTCCAGCACCGCACCGCGCCATCCGACCCACCACCACGGCCCGGTCCCGGCCGCGGTGTGCGCTTCCCCCGTCGTGGTCATGGCTCCAGCCTACGGTTGCACCCCGAACCATTTCCGGTGAGTTTTGGCTACTGGCCTACACCACACCCCGCCGGGCTTCGACGGCCTCCGGGACGGCGCCGGCCCCGGGCCGGTCCCGGTCGCGCAAGCACAGGAACGCAAACACCGGACCGGCACGAACGCCTCGGGCATCCGGCGGGACCGCCCGGTCATCTGCCGCGCGGGAAGCGCCGAGTTGTACCGTCGCACGGAGGGCACCCGGTACGGCATAGTGTTGGGTGCCGACTCGACGGGCCGACCAAATGTCCGGTTCGATCGAGTTCATTCCCCCGTGGTGTAATTGGCAGCACTGTGGCTTTTGGTGCCATCTGTCCGGGTTCGAGTCCTGGCGGGGGAGCCTCGGTCGACCCGGTCCCTGACAGTGCTCTCAGGGCCCTCTCCCACATGCCTCCTGTTTCGCCCCGGTATCCTGCGGATGTCCACTCCCCCCAGTCATCCGAAGCCGAAGGGCAGTCCCGTGAGCTCCAGTCGCCCGGCAGCCGTCGTTGTACTCGCAGCGGGTGAGGGCACCCGTATGAAATCGGCCACACCCAAGGTTCTGCACGACATCTGCGGACGCTCCCTCGTCGGTCATGTGCTGGCCGCCGCAAGCGAGTTGGCCCCCGAGAGCCTGATCGTCGTCGTCGGGCACGCACGCGAGAAGGTCGTCGGGCACCTCGCGGAGATCGACCCGGACGTACGCACCGCGGTGCAGGCCGAGCAGAACGGCACCGGGCACGCGGTACGGATGGCGCTCGAAGAGCTCGGCGGGGACGTGGACGGCACCGTCGTCGTGGTCTGCGGCGACACCCCCCTGCTCACCGGCGAGACCCTGCTCACACTGGCCTCGGCCCACAGCGCCGACGGCAACGCCGTCACCGTGCTCACCGCCGAGGTCCCCGACGCCACCGGCTACGGCCGCATCGTGCGGGACGGCGCCGGCGGCGCGGTCACCGCGATCGTCGAGCACAAGGACGCGAGCGACTCGCAGCGCGCGATCCGCGAGATCAACTCGGGTGTCTTCGCCTTCGACGGCCGCCTGCTCGCCGACGCGCTCGGCAAGGTGCGGACGGACAACAGCCAGGGCGAGGAGTATCTGACCGACGTCCTCGGGATCCTGCGCGAGGCCGGGCACCGGGTGGGCGCGGCCGTCGCCGCCGACCACCGCGAGATCGCCGGCATCAACAACCGCGTCCAGCTCGCCGAGGCCCGCCGCATCCTGAACGACCGGCTGCTCACGCGGGCCATGCTGGCCGGCGTCAGCGTCCTCGACCCCGCGACGACCTGGGTCGACGTCACGGTCACCTTCGAGCAGGACGCGATCGTGCACCCCGGGACGCAGCTCCAGGGCGCCACGCATCTCGCCGAGGGTGCCGAGGTCGGGCCCAACTGCCGCCTGAAGGACACCCGGGTGGGCGCAGGCGCCCGCGTCGACAACACCGTGGCCGACACCGCCGAGGTGGGTCCGCAGGCCAAGGTCGGCCCGTTCGCCTACCTGCGTCCCGGCACGCGGATCGGCCTGAAGGCCAAGGTCGGTA includes:
- a CDS encoding sensor histidine kinase gives rise to the protein MTTTGEAHTAAGTGPWWWVGWRGAVLDAGLALASAFECGGEGVRFAHDAGLPTPVGVAFGAVAGSVLLVRRKWPIAVVLVSIAITPAQMGFLMGLVGLYTLAASELPRRITGALAGMSFAGMLIVTFVRAHQSVVRGDVPMGNWLVPFASITTAIGMTAPPVLLGLYMGARRRLMESLRERADSLERELQLLAERAEERAEWARNEERTRIAREMHDVVAHRVSLMVVHAAALQAVARKDPEKAVKNAALVGDMGRQALTELREMLGVLRTGDGLDTRVPSVPLAAVAAAAAAAASRAAGDSGAGEGPSLAEIDELIGQSAAAGMVVALSVEGDLRAYAREIEQTAYRVVQEALTNVHKHAAGAKTYVRLAHRVSEIAMQVENECPPEVGVGSSVALPSGGNGLLGMKERVAALGGVFVSGPTDAGGFRVSAVIPA
- the glmU gene encoding bifunctional UDP-N-acetylglucosamine diphosphorylase/glucosamine-1-phosphate N-acetyltransferase GlmU — encoded protein: MSSSRPAAVVVLAAGEGTRMKSATPKVLHDICGRSLVGHVLAAASELAPESLIVVVGHAREKVVGHLAEIDPDVRTAVQAEQNGTGHAVRMALEELGGDVDGTVVVVCGDTPLLTGETLLTLASAHSADGNAVTVLTAEVPDATGYGRIVRDGAGGAVTAIVEHKDASDSQRAIREINSGVFAFDGRLLADALGKVRTDNSQGEEYLTDVLGILREAGHRVGAAVAADHREIAGINNRVQLAEARRILNDRLLTRAMLAGVSVLDPATTWVDVTVTFEQDAIVHPGTQLQGATHLAEGAEVGPNCRLKDTRVGAGARVDNTVADTAEVGPQAKVGPFAYLRPGTRIGLKAKVGTYVETKNATIGEGTKIPHLSYVGDATIGEYSNIGAASVFVNYDGQDKHHTTIGSHCRTGSDNMFVAPVTIGDGAYTAAGSVITKDVPPGSLAVARGQQRNIEGWVARKRPGSAAAKAAETASREPEGEG